The proteins below are encoded in one region of Ferruginibacter lapsinanis:
- a CDS encoding M1 family metallopeptidase, whose translation MLLKSFFSVITFSLVVTFSFAQDEDSVQSKYDPHKLFSPLFYPVGATATRAANGEPNTGYWQNRADYQIAVSLDDITHEIKGTVTITYKNNSPLTLPYLWLQLDQNLFSQSSRGDAKLPVDKHSRYGDSKSDFDGGNKITSVKVGNSDANYLITDTRMQIRLPKPMAADGDVVTIKIDYSFILPDYGADRCGILKTKNGDIFAVAQWYPRMCVFDDVQGWNTAPYLGASEFYLEYGDFDFSITVPASHIVVASGELLNPAEVLTAAQLSKYNEAKSSDKTVIIRSAAEVKDPASRPAKNTLTWHFKINNARDASWASSKFFVWDGAKINLPSGKTAFANSVYPVESVGQKGWSRATEYTKGSIENYSKRWMEYPYPVASNVASNISGMEYPGIVFCGYQSETDGLFGVTDHEFGHTWFPMIVGSNERKYGWMDEGFNTFINSLADDDFNNGEYKSAGYNMPAFAGYLFHNKTEPIMTTPDAMKESNIGIELYYKPGYGLELLRNEILGADRFDYAFKTYISKWAYKHPTPWDFFRTMDNAAGEDLSWFWKGWFIENYKLDQAVIAVNYENDLMSNPAIVTIANLDEMAMPVTLSYTTKSGKRGKIKLPVEVWNNTKVWKVKLPTTEAISQVVIDPDKVLPDMNFTNNTWKSK comes from the coding sequence ATGCTATTGAAGTCGTTTTTCAGTGTAATCACATTTAGTTTAGTCGTTACGTTTTCCTTTGCACAGGATGAAGATTCAGTTCAATCCAAATACGATCCTCACAAATTATTTTCACCACTATTTTACCCGGTAGGCGCAACAGCTACAAGGGCAGCCAATGGTGAGCCAAATACAGGCTATTGGCAAAACAGAGCAGATTATCAGATAGCTGTTTCATTGGATGATATTACACACGAAATAAAAGGGACAGTAACGATTACGTACAAAAATAACAGTCCGCTTACATTACCCTATTTATGGCTGCAATTAGATCAGAACCTGTTTTCACAATCAAGTCGGGGCGATGCTAAATTGCCTGTTGATAAACATAGCCGCTATGGAGATAGCAAAAGTGATTTTGACGGAGGTAATAAAATTACTTCAGTTAAAGTGGGTAACAGCGATGCCAATTATTTAATTACAGATACAAGAATGCAGATTCGTTTACCTAAGCCAATGGCTGCCGATGGAGATGTTGTTACGATCAAGATAGATTATTCATTTATCCTTCCTGACTACGGAGCCGATAGATGCGGTATTTTAAAAACCAAGAACGGAGATATTTTTGCTGTGGCACAATGGTATCCACGTATGTGTGTGTTTGATGATGTACAGGGATGGAATACAGCTCCATATCTTGGAGCAAGTGAATTCTATTTAGAATATGGCGATTTTGATTTCAGCATTACAGTCCCTGCATCGCATATTGTTGTGGCAAGCGGAGAATTATTAAATCCTGCTGAAGTGCTTACAGCAGCTCAGTTAAGCAAATACAATGAAGCTAAATCAAGCGACAAAACTGTTATCATTCGTTCTGCTGCAGAAGTAAAAGATCCAGCATCAAGACCAGCAAAGAATACGCTTACCTGGCATTTTAAGATAAATAATGCAAGAGATGCATCATGGGCTTCTTCAAAATTCTTTGTATGGGATGGAGCCAAAATAAATTTACCGAGCGGTAAAACCGCTTTTGCAAATAGCGTTTACCCTGTAGAAAGTGTGGGACAAAAAGGATGGAGCAGAGCCACAGAGTATACAAAAGGCAGCATAGAAAATTATAGCAAACGCTGGATGGAATATCCTTATCCTGTTGCTTCAAATGTAGCATCAAATATCAGCGGAATGGAATATCCCGGTATTGTTTTTTGCGGATATCAATCTGAAACAGATGGGCTATTTGGTGTAACTGATCATGAATTCGGACATACATGGTTTCCGATGATCGTTGGTAGTAACGAACGTAAATATGGCTGGATGGATGAAGGATTTAATACATTCATTAATTCATTGGCAGATGATGATTTTAATAATGGCGAATATAAAAGCGCCGGCTACAATATGCCAGCTTTTGCCGGTTATTTGTTTCATAATAAAACAGAACCTATCATGACCACTCCGGATGCAATGAAGGAGTCCAATATCGGGATCGAACTATATTACAAACCGGGCTATGGGTTGGAATTATTAAGAAATGAAATTTTGGGTGCAGACAGATTTGATTATGCATTCAAAACATATATCAGCAAGTGGGCCTACAAACATCCAACTCCATGGGATTTTTTCAGAACGATGGATAATGCGGCAGGAGAGGACCTTAGCTGGTTCTGGAAAGGGTGGTTCATCGAAAACTATAAATTGGATCAGGCGGTAATTGCAGTGAATTATGAAAATGACCTGATGTCAAATCCTGCCATAGTTACCATTGCTAATTTAGATGAAATGGCTATGCCTGTTACGTTAAGCTATACCACAAAAAGCGGTAAACGAGGAAAGATAAAATTACCCGTTGAGGTTTGGAATAATACTAAAGTTTGGAAAGTAAAATTGCCCACCACCGAAGCGATCAGTCAGGTAGTGATCGATCCGGATAAAGTATTACCCGATATGAACTTTACCAACAATACATGGAAAAGCAAATAA
- a CDS encoding dihydroneopterin aldolase: MLTIHLNSLKFHSFHGIHEEEKVLGNGLELNITVVVRNTDKIVSLKQTVNYVSLYEIIQKRMDTPTPLLETVAQDLADLICAHDERIISVDVAIKKLNPPIHNFHGQISVSYRKEV, from the coding sequence TTGTTAACGATCCATCTCAATAGTTTAAAGTTTCACTCTTTTCATGGTATACATGAAGAAGAAAAGGTATTGGGCAATGGCCTCGAATTGAATATTACTGTTGTTGTAAGAAATACAGATAAGATCGTTTCGTTGAAACAAACGGTCAATTACGTCTCTTTATATGAGATCATACAGAAAAGAATGGATACGCCAACCCCGTTGTTAGAAACTGTGGCACAGGATTTGGCTGACTTAATTTGTGCACATGATGAAAGGATCATTTCAGTTGATGTTGCAATTAAAAAATTAAATCCACCTATACACAATTTCCATGGACAAATTAGTGTTAGCTATAGAAAGGAGGTATAA
- the trxB gene encoding thioredoxin-disulfide reductase has product MDTNTNEKVHCLIIGSGPAGYTAAIYASRAGLNPVLYQGIQPGGQLTITTEVENYPGYPEGIQGPEMMVHFENQAKRMGADIRYGLATKVDFSAQPYKVEIDEEKWIEADAVIISTGASAKWLGLESEQRLNGYGVSACAVCDGFFFKGKEVAIVGAGDTAAEEALYLSKICSQVHMVVRKGEMRASKVMQERVLKTANIKVYWHSVTDEVLGDKKVEAVRLKNVETGEKTEIPVSAFFVAIGHQPNSDIFKGWLDMDEAGYLKTVPGSSKTNIEGVFAAGDVQDKIYRQAVTAAGSGCMAALDTERYLSEKGLH; this is encoded by the coding sequence ATGGATACTAACACAAACGAAAAAGTACATTGTCTTATCATAGGTTCAGGACCAGCTGGTTACACTGCGGCAATTTATGCCAGCAGAGCAGGATTGAATCCTGTATTGTATCAGGGAATACAACCGGGTGGTCAGTTAACGATCACTACAGAAGTAGAGAATTATCCTGGTTACCCCGAAGGTATTCAGGGACCCGAAATGATGGTTCATTTTGAGAACCAGGCAAAACGTATGGGGGCAGATATCCGTTACGGGTTGGCAACAAAAGTAGATTTTTCTGCACAGCCATATAAAGTTGAGATCGATGAAGAAAAATGGATCGAAGCAGATGCGGTGATCATTTCAACCGGTGCAAGTGCTAAATGGCTTGGGTTAGAAAGTGAACAAAGGTTGAATGGTTATGGCGTAAGTGCCTGTGCTGTTTGCGATGGATTTTTCTTTAAAGGAAAAGAAGTGGCAATAGTTGGCGCAGGAGATACCGCTGCAGAAGAGGCGTTGTATCTTTCTAAAATATGTTCTCAGGTACATATGGTGGTTAGAAAAGGAGAGATGAGAGCAAGTAAAGTAATGCAGGAAAGAGTATTGAAAACAGCTAATATTAAAGTATATTGGCATAGTGTAACAGATGAGGTTTTGGGGGATAAAAAAGTAGAAGCGGTAAGATTGAAAAATGTAGAGACGGGAGAAAAAACAGAGATACCGGTGAGTGCCTTCTTTGTAGCGATAGGGCATCAGCCTAATAGCGATATTTTTAAAGGTTGGCTGGATATGGATGAAGCAGGGTATTTAAAAACTGTTCCGGGCTCATCTAAAACAAATATAGAAGGGGTGTTTGCTGCTGGTGATGTGCAGGATAAGATCTATCGTCAGGCGGTAACTGCTGCCGGCAGTGGATGTATGGCTGCATTGGATACGGAAAGATATCTAAGCGAAAAAGGACTTCATTAA
- a CDS encoding DUF4249 family protein, translating to MKRVALVLAVVFVLYGCEKDINFNLKNADDVLVVDANIENDQPPVVVLTKSFDFFSNINPSLLVNSFVHDAVVTISNGTLTHQLKEYTVPLNNGYSYSYYSIDPASPSTAFNGAFNTTYSLKIVSAGKQYDAITTIPVLAKKPDSLWWKPAPFSDDTTNVILMVRSTDPPGLGNYIRYFTKKNSGNFLPGDNSVFDDQVIDGISYQLQVDPGIDRNNKVSFDSNYFKRGDTVTMKLCNIDKATYTFWSTWEFAQGSIGNPFSQPNKVIGNISNGALGAFYGYAAFYKTLIIPK from the coding sequence ATGAAGAGAGTCGCTTTAGTTTTAGCAGTAGTTTTTGTTTTATATGGCTGCGAAAAGGATATCAATTTTAATTTAAAGAATGCTGATGATGTATTGGTGGTAGATGCCAATATTGAGAATGATCAGCCTCCTGTGGTGGTACTAACTAAAAGTTTCGACTTTTTCAGTAATATCAATCCCTCATTACTGGTAAACTCATTTGTGCATGATGCGGTGGTCACTATTTCAAATGGAACGCTTACACATCAATTAAAGGAGTATACTGTTCCCTTAAATAATGGATATAGTTATTCATATTACTCTATTGATCCGGCAAGTCCTTCAACAGCATTTAACGGAGCATTCAATACTACCTACTCATTAAAAATTGTATCGGCCGGAAAGCAATACGATGCCATAACCACCATTCCTGTATTGGCCAAAAAGCCGGATTCTCTCTGGTGGAAACCAGCCCCGTTCTCAGATGATACCACCAATGTAATTTTGATGGTAAGATCAACAGACCCTCCGGGGCTTGGCAATTATATCAGGTATTTTACCAAAAAGAACAGCGGTAATTTTTTACCGGGAGATAACTCTGTATTTGATGACCAGGTTATTGATGGCATATCTTATCAATTACAGGTAGATCCGGGAATTGACAGGAATAATAAAGTAAGCTTTGATAGTAATTACTTTAAGAGAGGAGATACTGTTACCATGAAATTGTGCAATATAGACAAAGCCACCTATACATTCTGGAGTACCTGGGAGTTTGCCCAAGGCAGTATCGGTAATCCTTTCAGCCAGCCCAATAAAGTAATTGGCAATATCAGTAATGGGGCATTAGGAGCGTTTTACGGGTATGCTGCCTTTTACAAAACATTAATTATTCCCAAATAA
- a CDS encoding AlbA family DNA-binding domain-containing protein, with the protein MSYIQQYFGKTPQDLNYQDIIDFFATEKEESDKIEFKSFHAPGENDKEKENGIIRTVCALLNSSGGLLIWGAPVGQNVAGRTEKVFVGALSPVTRLVEKDYFINRITDSITPAPNNVNFYTLVDNGNYIYLVEVQQSEYSPHQFRNTYYMRIDGQTKPAPHHYIEALFKKITYPKLKGYITLNNFHHDGRYFYLEMTAMIFNLSRLQNEYKAFYRIVVTNGVIFNGSLTPIPNSPYFMNGHEIRAVKPVDTIYYNQPYRFTEVIRLNPQEIQQRNSEFEIWFYFGGEKSPLLLSKYRLRINFNNLTPANLNDFFINIDENRYSFEHSDDLGLTEEQRISQIIGR; encoded by the coding sequence ATGAGTTACATCCAACAATACTTCGGCAAGACACCTCAAGACTTGAATTATCAAGACATAATAGATTTCTTTGCAACAGAAAAAGAGGAATCTGACAAAATTGAGTTTAAGTCATTTCATGCTCCAGGTGAGAATGATAAAGAAAAAGAAAATGGCATAATTAGAACAGTTTGTGCTCTTTTAAACTCCAGTGGAGGTCTATTAATTTGGGGTGCACCTGTTGGACAAAATGTGGCAGGAAGGACTGAAAAAGTATTTGTAGGAGCATTATCACCTGTGACAAGACTTGTTGAAAAAGATTATTTCATCAATCGAATTACAGACTCGATAACACCTGCTCCAAACAATGTAAACTTTTATACCCTAGTTGACAATGGGAACTACATCTATCTTGTGGAAGTTCAGCAAAGCGAATATAGTCCCCATCAGTTTCGAAATACTTATTACATGAGAATTGATGGACAAACTAAGCCTGCTCCTCATCACTATATAGAAGCACTTTTCAAAAAAATAACTTATCCGAAATTAAAAGGGTACATAACTCTTAACAACTTTCATCATGACGGCAGATACTTTTATCTTGAAATGACTGCTATGATTTTTAATTTGTCAAGACTTCAAAACGAATACAAAGCATTCTATAGAATTGTGGTTACTAATGGGGTGATTTTTAATGGCAGTTTAACTCCAATTCCAAATAGCCCTTACTTTATGAATGGTCATGAAATAAGAGCTGTGAAACCTGTTGACACAATTTACTACAATCAACCTTATAGATTTACTGAAGTTATACGCTTGAACCCACAAGAAATTCAACAACGTAATTCCGAATTTGAAATATGGTTCTACTTTGGAGGAGAAAAATCCCCGTTGCTCTTATCGAAATACAGACTTAGAATTAACTTCAATAATTTGACTCCCGCCAATTTAAATGACTTTTTTATAAACATTGATGAGAACCGATATTCTTTTGAGCATAGTGACGACCTAGGTTTGACTGAGGAACAAAGAATTAGTCAAATAATTGGTAGATAA
- a CDS encoding sigma-70 family RNA polymerase sigma factor → MRQLKIATQITNRDSQAVEKYLQEISKISMITPEEETILAQKIKMNDQRALDKLVQANLRFVVSVAKQYQHQGLSLSDLINEGNLGLIKAAQRFDETKGFKFISYAVWWIRQSILQALAEQGRLVRLPQNKIGTYNKANKAYMAFEQEHEREPSTEELAELLEMSETEINNIFQSNTRHTSLDAPVHEAEDVAMGDLLQGGDDTDEDVMHDSLRNEIRRVLKSLSPREAEIVNAYFGLDGENGVTIEQIGQKYDLTKERIRQIKERAIKRLQKARYSGALKAYLG, encoded by the coding sequence ATGAGGCAACTTAAGATAGCAACCCAGATTACAAACAGAGATTCTCAGGCAGTTGAGAAGTATTTACAGGAAATTTCCAAGATTTCGATGATCACTCCTGAAGAGGAAACCATTTTGGCGCAAAAGATCAAAATGAACGATCAGAGAGCATTAGATAAGTTGGTGCAGGCTAACTTACGTTTTGTGGTTTCTGTGGCTAAACAATACCAGCATCAGGGGCTTTCTTTGAGTGATCTGATCAACGAAGGTAACCTTGGTTTGATCAAAGCAGCTCAACGTTTCGATGAAACCAAAGGGTTTAAATTTATCTCTTACGCCGTATGGTGGATCCGTCAATCAATTTTGCAGGCTTTGGCTGAACAAGGCAGATTGGTACGTTTACCACAAAATAAGATCGGTACTTATAACAAAGCCAACAAAGCTTACATGGCTTTTGAACAAGAGCATGAAAGAGAACCATCTACAGAAGAATTAGCAGAATTGCTTGAAATGAGCGAAACTGAGATCAATAATATTTTCCAAAGTAATACCCGTCATACTTCATTAGATGCTCCGGTACACGAAGCAGAAGATGTGGCTATGGGTGATCTGTTACAAGGAGGCGATGATACAGATGAGGATGTAATGCATGATTCATTAAGAAATGAAATTCGTCGTGTATTAAAATCATTAAGCCCTCGTGAAGCAGAGATCGTAAATGCTTATTTTGGTTTAGATGGTGAAAATGGTGTTACCATTGAGCAGATCGGTCAAAAATATGATCTTACCAAAGAGCGTATCCGTCAGATCAAAGAAAGAGCGATCAAACGTTTACAAAAAGCCCGTTACAGCGGAGCATTGAAAGCGTACTTAGGTTAA
- a CDS encoding threonine aldolase family protein → MITDLRSDTFTKPSPAMLEAMFKAEVGDDVFGEDPTVNKLEAMAADMFGMQAALFCASGTMGNQIAIKCHTQPGDEVICERLSHVYIYEGGGIAFNSSCQVSPIDGINGKITASQVQEAINPDAVYKANTSLVSIENTTNRGGGNCYEFADIESIKDTCLQNNLKLHLDGARIWNALVAKSETPKMYGEIFDSISVCLSKGLGAPVGSVLLGTTEFINRARRIRKVLGGGMRQAGYLAAAGIYALENNIATLAQDHLHARQIAAALEKKSFVHKIMPVETNILIFEVSAPYSAVSFTNVLAKFNILAMAVSPVQVRMVTHLDITDKMVDDLVKVIEQL, encoded by the coding sequence ATGATAACCGACTTACGCTCAGATACTTTCACTAAGCCATCCCCCGCCATGCTTGAGGCCATGTTCAAGGCTGAAGTTGGGGATGATGTGTTTGGAGAAGATCCAACTGTAAATAAACTCGAAGCAATGGCTGCCGACATGTTTGGCATGCAGGCCGCCTTATTTTGTGCCAGCGGAACCATGGGTAACCAGATCGCTATTAAATGCCATACCCAACCCGGCGATGAGGTAATTTGCGAAAGATTGAGCCATGTCTACATTTACGAAGGTGGTGGCATTGCTTTTAACAGCAGTTGCCAGGTTAGTCCTATAGATGGAATAAATGGTAAAATAACCGCTTCTCAAGTACAAGAAGCCATCAATCCTGATGCAGTGTATAAGGCAAATACAAGTTTAGTAAGCATAGAAAACACCACAAACAGAGGTGGCGGAAATTGTTACGAATTTGCTGATATTGAATCAATTAAAGACACTTGTTTACAAAATAACTTAAAACTACATCTGGATGGCGCAAGGATCTGGAATGCCCTGGTGGCCAAGAGTGAAACGCCTAAAATGTATGGGGAGATATTTGACAGTATTTCTGTGTGTTTGAGTAAAGGGCTCGGCGCACCTGTGGGAAGTGTATTGTTGGGAACAACCGAGTTCATCAACAGGGCCAGAAGGATTCGAAAGGTATTAGGAGGCGGAATGAGGCAGGCCGGCTACCTGGCTGCTGCAGGAATTTACGCCTTAGAAAACAATATCGCTACACTTGCCCAAGATCACCTGCACGCCAGGCAGATAGCTGCCGCATTAGAGAAAAAAAGTTTTGTACACAAGATCATGCCGGTTGAAACCAATATTCTGATATTTGAAGTTAGCGCCCCCTACTCTGCGGTCAGCTTTACAAATGTGCTGGCTAAATTTAATATTTTAGCGATGGCAGTGTCACCGGTACAGGTTCGTATGGTAACGCATTTAGATATTACTGATAAAATGGTGGATGATCTGGTGAAGGTTATCGAACAACTGTAA
- the pgi gene encoding glucose-6-phosphate isomerase translates to MFPKINPTSTQAWQGLQQHHAIIQPVHMKDLFANDADRFTNFSLCMDDIVFDYSKNIITENTLELLVQLAEECKLKEAIDAQFNGEKINETENRAVLHTALRNFSGKPVITDGKDVMPDIKKVQEQMKAFCAKVHSGEWKGFTGKKIKYIVNIGIGGSDLGPVMVTEALKPYWIDGIQTYFVSNVDGTHIAETLKKVTADETLFLIASKTFTTQETMTNAHSARDWFLQQAKDEAHVAKHFAALSTNEAAVVKFGIAAENMFGFWDWVGGRYSLWSAIGLSIALTIGYDNFEAVLKGAHKADIHFATEKFDKNIPVIMALLGIWYVNFYGAATEAILPYDQYMHRFAAYFQQGNMESNGKYIDRNGVEVTYETGPVIWGEPGTNGQHAFYQLIHQGTQMIPCDFIAPAISHNPIGDHHQKLLSNFFAQTEALMNGADHDNPYRVFTGNRPTNSFLVKQITPYTLGTLIAFYEHKIFVQGVIWNIFSYDQWGVELGKILANKILPELQDDASVHSHDSSTNNLINIYKKFR, encoded by the coding sequence ATGTTTCCAAAGATCAATCCGACATCTACACAAGCCTGGCAAGGTTTACAACAACATCACGCTATTATTCAACCAGTACATATGAAAGATCTGTTTGCCAATGATGCAGATCGTTTTACCAATTTCTCTTTATGTATGGATGATATTGTTTTTGATTATTCAAAAAATATCATCACAGAAAATACACTTGAACTTTTAGTGCAATTAGCCGAAGAATGTAAACTGAAAGAAGCGATCGATGCACAATTCAATGGCGAAAAAATAAATGAAACTGAAAACAGAGCTGTATTACATACTGCACTTAGAAATTTTTCGGGCAAGCCGGTAATTACAGACGGAAAAGACGTAATGCCGGATATTAAAAAAGTACAGGAACAAATGAAGGCATTCTGTGCTAAGGTTCATAGCGGAGAATGGAAAGGTTTTACCGGAAAAAAGATAAAATATATTGTCAATATCGGCATCGGGGGAAGTGATCTTGGTCCGGTAATGGTTACTGAAGCACTTAAACCATACTGGATTGATGGTATACAAACCTATTTTGTTAGTAATGTAGATGGCACTCATATTGCTGAAACTTTGAAAAAAGTTACGGCAGATGAAACGCTTTTTTTAATTGCCTCTAAAACCTTCACTACACAGGAAACTATGACCAATGCTCATTCTGCAAGAGATTGGTTTTTACAACAGGCGAAAGATGAGGCACATGTGGCCAAGCATTTTGCTGCATTAAGTACCAATGAAGCGGCTGTAGTGAAATTTGGAATTGCTGCTGAAAATATGTTCGGCTTTTGGGATTGGGTTGGAGGAAGATACAGTTTGTGGAGCGCCATAGGATTATCAATAGCACTGACGATAGGATATGATAATTTTGAAGCAGTGCTAAAAGGTGCTCACAAAGCTGATATCCATTTTGCTACTGAAAAATTTGATAAAAATATTCCGGTGATAATGGCCTTGTTAGGTATCTGGTACGTAAATTTTTACGGAGCTGCCACCGAAGCTATTTTACCTTATGACCAATATATGCATCGTTTTGCCGCCTATTTTCAGCAAGGAAATATGGAAAGCAATGGCAAGTATATCGACAGAAATGGTGTAGAAGTAACTTACGAAACGGGGCCGGTTATTTGGGGAGAACCCGGCACTAACGGTCAGCATGCATTTTATCAACTGATCCACCAGGGAACACAAATGATCCCTTGCGATTTTATTGCTCCTGCAATAAGCCACAACCCTATTGGCGATCACCATCAGAAACTATTAAGCAATTTTTTTGCACAAACAGAAGCCTTGATGAATGGAGCAGATCACGACAATCCATACAGAGTATTTACGGGTAACAGACCAACGAATTCTTTCCTGGTAAAACAAATCACTCCTTACACTTTGGGTACATTGATCGCTTTTTATGAGCATAAGATCTTTGTACAGGGTGTTATCTGGAATATCTTCAGTTATGACCAATGGGGTGTAGAATTAGGGAAAATATTAGCTAATAAAATTTTACCCGAATTACAGGATGATGCATCTGTTCATTCTCACGATTCTTCAACAAACAACCTGATAAATATATATAAGAAATTCAGATAG
- a CDS encoding universal stress protein — MKTIIAPVDFSPQSLNAAFFAADLAEFYGADLILFHTYEVITPMTVYTYPFVSLPEMQHAAEYELEECKKKIDSRLKRAIHIELRTEYNSLEVGLKNLCDEKKPDLVVMGLSGKDVLTRLVVGSNTIRAIHHLDYPILAVPTKAEFIPIRKIGFACDYKQVEDTTPIEPLKKLILDFKAELHVMNVDNTSQSRTSEERALENGYAVELLKAFKPEFHAIESPDVTDGINWFAQKAKLDLIVVIPKKHNLIDKLFKRSQTKDLIFHTNIPVLCMHE, encoded by the coding sequence ATGAAAACAATTATTGCCCCGGTTGATTTCTCACCGCAATCATTAAACGCGGCTTTTTTTGCAGCAGACCTTGCAGAATTTTACGGTGCTGACCTGATCTTATTTCATACATACGAGGTTATTACACCTATGACAGTGTATACATACCCGTTTGTAAGTTTACCCGAAATGCAACATGCGGCTGAATATGAATTGGAGGAATGTAAAAAGAAAATAGATTCCAGGCTGAAACGAGCCATACATATTGAGTTAAGGACTGAATATAATAGCCTGGAAGTAGGGTTGAAAAATTTATGTGATGAGAAAAAACCTGACCTTGTAGTGATGGGGTTGTCTGGTAAGGATGTACTTACCCGTTTAGTGGTTGGCAGCAATACCATACGGGCAATTCATCATTTAGACTACCCTATTTTAGCCGTGCCAACAAAGGCCGAATTCATCCCAATCAGAAAAATTGGTTTTGCCTGCGATTACAAACAGGTAGAGGATACTACACCGATAGAACCTTTGAAGAAATTAATCCTTGACTTCAAAGCTGAATTGCATGTAATGAATGTTGATAATACAAGCCAAAGTCGTACTTCGGAAGAAAGGGCATTAGAAAATGGGTATGCGGTAGAGTTATTAAAGGCCTTCAAGCCCGAATTTCATGCCATAGAATCTCCTGATGTTACAGATGGCATCAATTGGTTTGCACAAAAAGCCAAATTAGATCTGATTGTGGTGATACCTAAAAAACATAATCTTATCGATAAACTATTTAAACGCAGTCAGACGAAAGACCTGATTTTTCATACAAACATTCCCGTGTTGTGTATGCATGAATAA
- a CDS encoding DUF3276 family protein → MAYENNDKKMESVYSKRIKAGKRRTYFFDVRETRGNDYYLTITESRKRFDSEGYDRHKIFLYKEDFNKFIKGLGEAVDYVKTELMPDFDFDAFNHDTPYEGDESSVNHDGIAQEIAPEVVAEAKVEIPVASVDTTPLDNGSTEEVDKW, encoded by the coding sequence GTGGCGTACGAAAATAATGACAAAAAAATGGAAAGCGTTTATAGCAAACGCATTAAAGCCGGAAAGCGTAGAACTTACTTTTTTGATGTAAGAGAAACCCGTGGAAATGATTACTATCTGACAATTACTGAAAGCCGTAAACGTTTTGACTCTGAAGGATATGACAGACATAAGATCTTTTTATACAAAGAAGATTTCAATAAATTTATTAAAGGCTTAGGTGAAGCAGTTGATTATGTGAAGACAGAATTAATGCCTGATTTTGATTTTGACGCATTTAACCATGATACACCTTATGAAGGTGATGAATCATCTGTTAACCATGATGGTATTGCTCAGGAAATAGCTCCTGAAGTTGTAGCTGAAGCAAAAGTTGAGATCCCTGTTGCTTCTGTAGACACTACTCCGTTAGATAATGGAAGTACTGAAGAGGTGGATAAATGGTAA